The nucleotide sequence CTTTATTTCTGGGCTATCATTTTGGATAAGCTATTCACGAAGCATAAAGAAAAACCCAAGACCGTATAAGAAGTACTTGAAGAGATTTGCAAAGCTCTTTGGATTGGGCATTCTTATAACAATCACAACAAAGGTTCTCCTAAGTTCTGGAACGATATACTTTGGAGTTCTTCACTTCCTTGGAGTTGCTAGTTTGTTGGCAATCCCCTTTTATCGCTTTAGAGAGAAGAACATCTTTTTTGCAGTATTCTTTTTGTTGGGAAGTCTAATTGTCTCTAGAATAACTGTTAACTCTCTCCTCCTGCTCCCTATAGGCATAACACCCTCTGAATTTTTCACGCTTGATTACTTTCCAATATTTCCTTGGTTTGGCGTTTATTTGCTCGGCATGACTATAGGTTCTCTTCTCTATCCAGATGGGACAAGAAGATTTAGCTTGAACTTTCCAAAGATGATGCCAGTTGAGTTCATATGTTTAGCTGGTAGACATACATTAAAGATTTATCTCGTTCATCAGCCAGTTCTTGTGGGATTATTACTGCTAATTTACGGCTCCTTGCCAAATTTAAGTCTGTGAGGTGGTTAAATGAAACTAAAAGAGATGCTAAAAGACATGTTAAAACTTGTACTTTTGATGATGGACGAGATTATAGCTGGGATATTTTTGTTTGTAATCCTTCCATCCGCGGGGATTAGAGTCCCTTTAGCATTATCCGTTACTGTTATAGCGCTTCTCATCATAAAGGATATCGCAATAGTGCCATCTTTCGGACAGATTTTAAGGAAAAAGGCAGAGGTAGGTATCGAAGCATTAGTGGGAAAGGAAGCGCTTGTTGTTGAGGATTTAACTCCTGAAGGGGTTGTGAAAATAGGAAATGAATACTGGAAAGCAGAATGCATAAACGGAAATGCAAAAGCTGGAGGGAAGGTAAAAGTTGTGGGGGCTAAAGGTTTAAAGCTTCTCGTGGAATGCCGAGAGTAGCTAATACTTGAGCGATCTCTTCTGGATTGTTAGTTGAAAATGAGACGTTCCATCGTTTTGTGTTCAACACAACACAGCCTTTTGCGGGCATATTGAAGTGAATGAATCCAGAGCAACTCATCCATCCCTCGTGCACTTCAAAGCTCATAATATCCTCAAGCTTTACTGTTTTACGTATTATCAATCCTAATGCTCCCCTAATTTTGATTTCTCTATCGTCAATTTGGATTCTCATGTAAGAGATATCAATTGTTAATGGAAGAACAAGCGCACCAATAGCAAGCGGAATTCTAATGTCTTCCCCGGCCTGATAAGTAGCCCAAACACCAATGAGAAGTGAAATCATGGCCGGAATAAAAATTAGCAAGGGAATCCACTTACTTGATACCTTTTCTTCATAGAGCATTTTACCACCCATTAATGAAAAAGTTTTCATGAATTTAAATATTATCACCGCAATAGTTTTATCCATTCATGCTAAATCAGTTTCAGGTGATTTTATGGTCAAGAAGATGCCTCTAGATAGGTTAACAGATGATGATATCCGAGAAATTCTCACAAAATACAAGCGAATTGCCTTAGTTGGGGCTTCTCCAAAGCCTGAAAGAGACGCAAACACTGTCATGCGCTATCTTCTAGAACATGGCTATGATGTGATACCAGTCAATCCAAAATATGAGGAAGTGCTTGGAAGAAAATGCTATCCTTCAGTGCTTGATATTCCAGGGGATATTGACATTGTTGATATATTTGTAAGACCAGAATTCACTGAAGAGATCGTTGACCAAGCAATAAAGAAGGGAGCCAAGGTTGTATGGTTCCAATTCTACACCTATAACAGGAACGCATTCAAAAAGGCAAAAGAAGCTGGGCTTACTGCAGTTGCTCATAGATGTATAAAGCAGGAACACGAGAGACTGTTTGGAGATTTGTAGCTGGCATTATCCTCTAAATCTCAGCACATGAATGTCTCTAACTACTTTGTGTCTTTCCTCAAAGTCAGTATACTTTGCTAGGACTTCAAAGCCAAGTTTTTCCAACCATCTTCTTTCTTTCCTGTATATCCTCCCATCTTTGAGCTTATATGCTGGAAATACAAATACAACTCTTCCATTCCTTTTGAGCACATCTCTAAAACTGTCGAAAACTTGATAGTAAAAGCGGTCAAGTTGATTTGCCATTTGTATGGCCTCTCCTCTTGTGAGATTATACTTGAGAGGCTTTCCCAACCAGGGTTCTGTAACTATGGCATCAAACCTAGTTCTAAAGCAGCGTTTAAGCTTTCTAGCATCACACACTTCTAGGTGAGCGGTTTTTTTGACTCTAAATTCTTTCTTCAACCACTTCAGATTCTCCTTTGCTCCTCTAATTGCCTTGGGATCTGAGTCGCTTCCATATGCATTTAGCCCTTGAAGAAGAAATTCTTGAACTATTGTTCCAATGCCACAAAAGGGATCTAAGAAATTTCCTTGTCTAACCTCTGTCAGATTAATCATTATCCTCGCTAATCTAGGAGGGATTGAGAAAATCGCTCTTTGAACTGGCCGATCAACATCAAGCTTTTTCAGTTCAAATGGGTCGGTAATTTTTATCGTCTCTCCTACCCAGAGTTTTTCTCCATAGATGAACATAAAATCCTTTGTCTCTGGGAATCCTTTTAGAATTAGTTCAGAGGGCATAGCATAGACCTTGGCTGGCTTAAAGAATTTAGCAGAACCTTCACTCTTGAAGGTTTTCTTTATTTGGCTTCCAAGCTTTCTCCAGAGCTTCCAGTCATCTTTCCCGTAGATGCTAACTGTAAAAAGCTTTGAATATGTAAGTTCTTGAATAGACTCTTCCCCTTCACCAACTATCTTCACAAGCTTCAGCGAACCGCCTAGCTTATGAAAGAGATGTTCAATCTTTTTGGAGCTTTCAAACACTATCCAGTTGTGAGAGCTTTCGATGATTTTAACTCTAAGCCCGAATCTATTAGTAAAGGCATGAAATTCAGCCTCACTAAGCTTGGGATTTTTCCCTAAGATTACTGCATACATGGATTGAAGCTGGAGGTTACCATTTAAAAAGATTTGGCAACTGAAGATTAATAAAGACTAACATCTAAACGGAGATAAATCGAATTAGGTGATGTTCATGCTTTATGAGATTGAAATCCGCACCAACAAGGAGTTTGAAATAATCGACATAACGCCAGAGATCCAAAAAATTGTGGAAGAAAGCAAGGTACAAGAAGGCATTGCAGTAGTTTTCACAAAACACACAACAACAGCTTTGATTGTAAATGAAAATGAAACAAGACTTCTCTCAGATATTGAGCTCCTACTTGAGAGCATTGCTCCAAAAGGAAAAGGATACAAGCATGATAAAATTGACAACAATGCCCATTCCCATCTGCGGGCAATCCTATTGAATCCAAGTGTTACAATTCCAGTTAAGGGCAGAAGACTGGAGCTGGGAACGTGGCAGAGTATTTTGTTTGTTGAGCTTGATGGTCCGAGGATTAGGAAAATTCTTGTTAAAATATGTGCCTGCTGACCAAACTTTACCTGTGGTGGTGTTTGTATTTAGAAAAGTCCGAGATAACAAAATCTATCCTTCCCAACTTTGAGCTTAAGAGCTTTAGGTATTGGGTTGTTGGGGGAAATATAGAGATCCTTTGATTTTTGCTCATTTCTAATCAAAACATCTATATGAAGTGAGCATCCAAATTGTTATTGGGAGCAATGATGCCAGAAGACAAAGATGTCGAGAAACTTGCGGAGGAGCTGAAGACATTAAGAAAAGCCATGAACGAATTAATGAAGAGCTTTGAGCTTGTGTCTCAATTAGCCCAGAACTATCTTAGACTAATAAACATTTACGCACAATATGGGGAGCTTAGCATTGATATTGTAATTCCAGAGATTAAGCATGATCCAATTGCGAGGGAGATAGTTAAGATAGTATTTGACCTTAAAAAAGCGAACATAAGTCAGATAGCAAGGGAGCTTAAGGCGAGACGTGGAAAAGGCTCGAGAAATACTGTTAGAGAGAAAGTTGAGCTTCTTTTGAAGCTCAATGTTTTCGAAGAAGTAGAAGGCGAGAAAGGAAAGTGCTACACGCTGAGAAAAGAAGTGATCAATAAGTGGTTTGATTTAATCGGAATCCCAATTAGGTTTGAGCAAAGATAATAATTATCGAGGTGATTGAGATGGAGTTTGATGAAAAAGAGTTTGAAAAGGAAATGAAGAAGAAAATCCTTGAAAGACTTGAAGCAGAAGTAGAACCAAAAAAGATAATGGAAGAGATGATAAGAGAGCTCACACAACAGCTCAAAGAGGCAAAGAGCGAAGATGACTTAGAGGTTATAGAAAAGAAAATTGAAATGCTTAAAGACATGCTAAAGGGCTACGAAAAAGTTGAAGGGGACAAAGATATCCAAGAGCTCAAAGAGGTTATGAGCGTTCTTTCAGAAAGCTTGCCAAAGATAATGGACTCAATATTTGGTCCAATCAAGGAACTCATAAACGAGGCATATGACCCAGATAAAGCTGAAAAATTCGGTAAAAATGTTGCTAACTTTTACAAAGAGCTTGTTGCAGCAGGAATGGATCCGGATAAAGCATTTGAACTTACGAAAGAGTACAT is from Thermococcus paralvinellae and encodes:
- a CDS encoding heparan-alpha-glucosaminide N-acetyltransferase; its protein translation is MFNSQIYSSRRFWEVDFVRGLGIIMMVISNFITDLQYFLNYSEHQMFWRIFAYTTASIFVFISGLSFWISYSRSIKKNPRPYKKYLKRFAKLFGLGILITITTKVLLSSGTIYFGVLHFLGVASLLAIPFYRFREKNIFFAVFFLLGSLIVSRITVNSLLLLPIGITPSEFFTLDYFPIFPWFGVYLLGMTIGSLLYPDGTRRFSLNFPKMMPVEFICLAGRHTLKIYLVHQPVLVGLLLLIYGSLPNLSL
- a CDS encoding NfeD family protein, whose translation is MKLKEMLKDMLKLVLLMMDEIIAGIFLFVILPSAGIRVPLALSVTVIALLIIKDIAIVPSFGQILRKKAEVGIEALVGKEALVVEDLTPEGVVKIGNEYWKAECINGNAKAGGKVKVVGAKGLKLLVECRE
- a CDS encoding CoA-binding protein; amino-acid sequence: MVKKMPLDRLTDDDIREILTKYKRIALVGASPKPERDANTVMRYLLEHGYDVIPVNPKYEEVLGRKCYPSVLDIPGDIDIVDIFVRPEFTEEIVDQAIKKGAKVVWFQFYTYNRNAFKKAKEAGLTAVAHRCIKQEHERLFGDL
- a CDS encoding TRM11 family SAM-dependent methyltransferase — its product is MYAVILGKNPKLSEAEFHAFTNRFGLRVKIIESSHNWIVFESSKKIEHLFHKLGGSLKLVKIVGEGEESIQELTYSKLFTVSIYGKDDWKLWRKLGSQIKKTFKSEGSAKFFKPAKVYAMPSELILKGFPETKDFMFIYGEKLWVGETIKITDPFELKKLDVDRPVQRAIFSIPPRLARIMINLTEVRQGNFLDPFCGIGTIVQEFLLQGLNAYGSDSDPKAIRGAKENLKWLKKEFRVKKTAHLEVCDARKLKRCFRTRFDAIVTEPWLGKPLKYNLTRGEAIQMANQLDRFYYQVFDSFRDVLKRNGRVVFVFPAYKLKDGRIYRKERRWLEKLGFEVLAKYTDFEERHKVVRDIHVLRFRG
- a CDS encoding secondary thiamine-phosphate synthase enzyme YjbQ gives rise to the protein MLYEIEIRTNKEFEIIDITPEIQKIVEESKVQEGIAVVFTKHTTTALIVNENETRLLSDIELLLESIAPKGKGYKHDKIDNNAHSHLRAILLNPSVTIPVKGRRLELGTWQSILFVELDGPRIRKILVKICAC
- a CDS encoding ArsR family transcriptional regulator, whose product is MPEDKDVEKLAEELKTLRKAMNELMKSFELVSQLAQNYLRLINIYAQYGELSIDIVIPEIKHDPIAREIVKIVFDLKKANISQIARELKARRGKGSRNTVREKVELLLKLNVFEEVEGEKGKCYTLRKEVINKWFDLIGIPIRFEQR